Proteins from a genomic interval of Arvicola amphibius chromosome 17, mArvAmp1.2, whole genome shotgun sequence:
- the LOC119803468 gene encoding LOW QUALITY PROTEIN: lens fiber major intrinsic protein (The sequence of the model RefSeq protein was modified relative to this genomic sequence to represent the inferred CDS: deleted 3 bases in 3 codons) — protein MWELRSASFWRAIFAEFFATLFYVFFGLGASLRWAPGPIHVLQVALAFGLALATLVQTVGHISGAHVNPAVTFAFLVGSQMSLLRAFGYVAAQLLGAVAGAAVLYSVTPPAVRGNLALNTLHAGVSVGQATTVEIFLTLQFVLCIFATYDERRNGRMGSVCFGCWLALPHPGHLFGMYYTGAGMNPARSLLRAILTRNFSNHWVYWVGPRSSEGGLGSLLYDFLLCPRLKSVSERLSILKGARPSDSNGQPEGTGEPVELKTQAL, from the exons aTGTGGGAACTTCGGTCTGCCTCCTTTTGGAGGGCTATATTTGCTGAGTTCTTTGCCACCCTCTTCTATGTCTTCTTTGGGCTGGGAGCCTCCCTGCGTTGGGCTCCTGGACCCATACATGTCCTGCAAGTGGCTTTGGCCTTTGGCCTGGCCCTGGCTACGTTGGTGCAGACTGTGGGTCACATCAGCGGAGCCCATGTCAATCCTGCGGTCACGTTTGCCTTCCTTGTGGGCTCCCAGATGTCCTTGCTCCGTGCCTTCGGCTATGTGGCAGCTCAGCTTCTGGGAGCTGTGGCTGGAGCAGCTGTACTGTACAGCGTCACCCCGCCAGCTGTCCGTGGAAACCTAGCACTCAACACA CTGCACGCTGGGGTAAGCGTGGGCCAGGCCACCACCGTGGAGATCTTCCTGACCCTCCAGTTCGTGCTCTGCATCTTTGCTACGTATGACGAGAGGCGGAATGGCCGCATGGGCTCTGTGTGCTTTGGATGTTGGCTTGCTCTGCCTCACCCTGGGCACCTCTTTGGG ATGTATTACACCGGCGCA GGGATGAACCCTGCCCGCTCCTTGCTCCGTGCCATCCTCACCCGGAAC TTCAGCAACCACTGG GTCTACTGGGTGGGCCCACGATCATCGGAGGGGGGCCTGGGCAGCCTCCTCTATGAC TTTCTCCTCTGCCCCCGGCTCAAGAGTGTTTCTGAGAGACTGTCTATCCTCAAAGGAGCCAGACCCAGTGACTCCAATGGACAGCCCGAGGGTACCGGTGAGCCTGTGGAACTGAAGACTCAGGCCCTGTGA
- the Spryd4 gene encoding SPRY domain-containing protein 4 — MALPSARCWNLYRWGAKRWGVPAGEARRGISFKLEEKTAHSSLALFRSDTGVKYGLVGLEPTRVALNVERFREWAVVLADATVTSGRHYWEVTVKRSQQFRIGVADVDMSRDSCVGADDRSWVFSYAQRKWHSMLANEKAPIEGIGHPEKVGLLLDYEAKKLSLVDVSQISVVHTLQTDFRGPVTPAFALWDGELLTHSGLEVPKGL; from the exons ATGGCGCTGCCCTCTGCACGTTGCTGGAACTTGTACCGCTGGGGAGCCAAGCGATGGGGGGTCCCTGCCGGGGAAGCCCGGAGAG GCATCAGTttcaaactggaagaaaaaactGCCCACAGCAGCCTGGCACTCTTCAGAAGCGACACGGGTGTCAAATATGGCTTGGTGGGATTGGAACCCACCAGGGTGGCCCTGAATGTGGAGCGCTTCCGGGAGTGGGCAGTGGTGCTCGCAGACGCCACAGTCACCAGTGGCAGACACTACTGGGAGGTGACTGTGAAGCGCTCCCAGCAGTTCCGGATAGGAGTGGCAGATGTGGACATGTCCCGGGACAGCTGCGTCGGGGCTGATGATCGTTCCTGGGTGTTCTCCTATGCCCAGCGCAAGTGGCACAGTATGTTGGCCAACGAGAAAGCCCCGATTGAGGGAATTGGGCATCCAGAGAAAGTGGGGTTGCTGCTGGACTATGAGGCAAAGAAGCTGAGCCTGGTGGATGTGAGTCAGATCTCTGTGGTCCACACGCTACAGACAGATTTCCGGGGCCCAGTGACGCCGGCTTTTGCCCTCTGGGATGGAGAGCTGTTAACCCACTCAGGACTAGAAGTGCCCAAAGGTCTCTAA